In Halosegnis marinus, one genomic interval encodes:
- a CDS encoding DUF7548 family protein produces the protein MDDVRAAPTAGIAACLLVVVALLVPYLLVAPGSAVSAYYDAGAITPLAAGLFSLVGVIVFAAGREERTDPPLAAGAGLVFGGFSLAVCLAWAATVPASVALQLGTADGPVAVFLEYHRFLVTLAAAGVAGAGAWYARVLRLL, from the coding sequence ATGGACGACGTCCGCGCCGCGCCGACCGCCGGCATCGCCGCCTGCCTGCTCGTGGTGGTCGCCCTCCTCGTTCCCTACCTGCTCGTCGCGCCCGGCTCCGCCGTGAGCGCCTACTACGACGCCGGGGCCATCACCCCGCTCGCGGCCGGGCTGTTCTCGCTCGTCGGGGTCATCGTGTTCGCGGCCGGCCGCGAGGAGCGCACCGACCCGCCGCTGGCCGCCGGGGCCGGCCTCGTGTTCGGCGGCTTCTCGCTCGCCGTGTGTCTCGCGTGGGCCGCGACGGTGCCCGCGTCGGTGGCGCTCCAGCTCGGCACCGCCGACGGTCCCGTCGCGGTCTTCCTGGAGTACCACCGCTTCCTCGTCACGCTCGCGGCCGCGGGCGTCGCCGGGGCCGGCGCGTGGTACGCGCGGGTCCTCCGCCTGCTGTAG
- a CDS encoding ribonuclease P protein component 4: MGIAAERIDRLDELAREAARDGDAERARSYVRRARRVAERNRLTLPVRFRRFTCDDCDGYLVPGRNARVRTRDGHVVVACDCGAHARYPYR; this comes from the coding sequence ATGGGAATCGCCGCAGAGCGCATCGACCGGCTCGACGAACTGGCCCGCGAGGCCGCCCGCGACGGCGACGCCGAGCGCGCGCGGTCGTACGTCCGGCGGGCGCGCCGCGTCGCGGAGCGGAACCGGCTGACGCTGCCGGTTCGGTTCCGGCGGTTCACCTGCGACGACTGCGACGGGTACCTCGTTCCGGGCCGGAACGCGCGGGTCCGCACCCGCGACGGCCACGTCGTCGTCGCCTGCGACTGCGGCGCGCACGCGCGCTACCCCTATCGGTAA
- a CDS encoding DUF7111 family protein produces MSTAEADGVTAEYTETDDERLLVFERDGATAAVAQNIEGYAMLKVRPTADGDELERYYGFDMALDHAAELLGVSPHDLPVPEDAADMGM; encoded by the coding sequence ATGAGCACCGCCGAGGCCGACGGCGTCACCGCCGAGTACACCGAGACGGACGACGAGCGACTGCTGGTGTTCGAGCGCGACGGCGCGACCGCCGCGGTCGCACAGAACATCGAGGGGTACGCCATGTTGAAGGTGCGGCCGACCGCGGACGGCGACGAACTGGAGCGGTACTACGGCTTCGACATGGCGCTCGACCACGCCGCGGAACTGCTCGGCGTCTCGCCGCACGACCTCCCCGTGCCGGAGGACGCCGCCGACATGGGGATGTAG
- a CDS encoding mechanosensitive ion channel family protein — protein MFLPLQAGTDATGFVAEFLNRVLGGTALEPLSQPLAQAIVFVVVFVLIYLIGRTLLRPLTDRALDRRELDAHAKRPIKRLVGLVVVFVAVAVAFGLAGFGDFLQSLATVAAAATLAIGFAMQDVLKNFVAGLFIYTDKPFRIGDWIEWDGNQGIVEDISLRVSRVRTFDNELLTVPNGQLTDGVIKNPVAKDKLRLKFVFGIDYEDDIDEATEIIVEEAEAHDEILDDPAPSVRLTELADSYVGLQSRIWIAQPSRADFVRTRGEYVTAVKKRFDEAGITIPFPQTTLSGRSGAADAIRTRQLVEGDD, from the coding sequence ATGTTCCTGCCGCTGCAGGCGGGGACGGACGCGACCGGCTTCGTCGCGGAGTTCCTGAACCGGGTCCTGGGCGGGACGGCCCTGGAGCCGCTCTCCCAGCCGCTCGCGCAGGCCATCGTCTTCGTCGTCGTCTTCGTCCTCATCTACCTTATCGGCCGCACCCTCCTGCGGCCGCTCACGGACCGCGCGCTCGACCGTCGCGAGCTCGACGCCCACGCCAAGCGCCCTATCAAGCGGCTGGTCGGGCTCGTCGTCGTCTTCGTCGCCGTCGCCGTGGCGTTCGGGCTGGCCGGCTTCGGCGACTTCCTCCAGTCGCTCGCGACCGTCGCCGCGGCCGCGACCCTCGCCATCGGCTTCGCGATGCAGGACGTGCTGAAGAACTTCGTCGCGGGGCTGTTCATCTACACGGACAAGCCGTTCCGCATCGGCGACTGGATCGAGTGGGACGGCAATCAGGGCATCGTCGAGGACATCTCGCTGCGCGTCTCCCGCGTGCGCACGTTCGACAACGAACTGCTCACGGTGCCGAACGGCCAGCTCACCGACGGCGTCATCAAGAACCCCGTCGCGAAGGACAAGCTCCGTCTGAAGTTCGTCTTCGGCATCGATTACGAGGACGACATCGACGAGGCCACCGAGATAATCGTCGAGGAGGCGGAGGCGCACGACGAGATACTCGACGACCCCGCGCCCTCGGTCCGGCTGACGGAGCTCGCGGACTCGTACGTCGGGCTCCAGTCGCGCATCTGGATCGCCCAGCCGTCGCGGGCCGACTTCGTCCGCACGCGCGGCGAGTACGTCACCGCCGTCAAGAAGCGGTTCGACGAGGCCGGCATCACCATCCCGTTCCCGCAGACGACCCTCTCGGGCCGGTCGGGGGCGGCGGACGCGATCCGGACGCGCCAGCTCGTCGAGGGCGACGACTGA
- a CDS encoding PadR family transcriptional regulator — translation MEWFASGMRRDVCLLLYGEERKVQKLKTALGRRYDRRVRPKQFDGAIRALEEAGHVERRTEGIADVLALTERGERGVETQYEFFRERVAGSGE, via the coding sequence ATGGAGTGGTTCGCGAGCGGGATGCGCCGCGACGTCTGCCTGCTGTTGTACGGCGAGGAGCGGAAGGTACAGAAGCTCAAGACCGCGCTCGGGCGACGGTACGACCGCCGCGTGCGCCCGAAACAGTTCGACGGCGCGATACGGGCGCTGGAGGAGGCGGGCCACGTCGAGCGCCGCACCGAGGGCATCGCGGACGTGCTCGCGCTCACCGAGCGCGGAGAGCGGGGGGTCGAGACGCAGTACGAGTTCTTCCGCGAACGGGTCGCCGGCTCAGGCGAGTAG
- a CDS encoding YhbY family RNA-binding protein: MTDDLRARAHDVDATLRIGKAGIESAADELRTQLKERELVKVKFLRSARGGTTTEELAEDLADLVNAELVETRGHTAVFH, encoded by the coding sequence ATGACAGACGACCTGCGCGCCCGCGCCCACGACGTGGACGCGACGCTTCGCATCGGGAAGGCCGGTATCGAGTCGGCCGCCGACGAACTCCGCACGCAGCTGAAGGAGCGCGAGCTGGTGAAGGTGAAGTTCCTCCGGTCGGCCCGCGGCGGGACGACGACGGAGGAGCTGGCCGAGGACCTCGCCGACCTCGTGAACGCCGAGCTGGTGGAGACGCGCGGCCACACGGCGGTGTTCCACTGA
- a CDS encoding DUF2797 domain-containing protein, giving the protein MQVVGYRPAPDPALLLADGGPVERLELEPGAELAYGLGARRCAGAIRNGNHIPCDRERAPKCSRHERVFDESTLREREGEHAVYLAAFAPATFKVGITRLDRLETRLREQGADRGAHVFTVADGDIARDVEEDLGRDLAQRVRVATKLDGFGRDVDAGAWNELLAEHEPIETYDLDYGFALDAAPVPETMAAGTVVGVQGRVLLLDRDDTVYAVDMRDLVGYELREGETTRDRQASLGSF; this is encoded by the coding sequence GTGCAGGTCGTCGGCTACCGCCCCGCGCCCGACCCGGCCCTCCTCCTCGCCGACGGCGGGCCCGTGGAGCGGCTCGAACTCGAACCGGGCGCCGAACTCGCCTACGGGCTCGGCGCGCGGCGCTGTGCGGGCGCGATACGCAACGGCAACCACATCCCCTGCGACCGCGAGCGCGCGCCGAAGTGTTCGCGCCACGAGCGCGTCTTCGACGAGTCCACGCTCCGCGAGCGCGAGGGCGAACACGCCGTCTATCTCGCGGCGTTCGCGCCCGCGACGTTCAAGGTGGGTATCACGCGGCTCGACCGGCTGGAGACGCGCCTGCGCGAGCAGGGCGCGGACCGCGGCGCGCACGTCTTCACCGTCGCGGACGGCGACATCGCCCGCGACGTGGAGGAGGACCTCGGCCGGGACCTCGCCCAGCGCGTCCGCGTCGCGACCAAGCTCGACGGCTTCGGCCGCGACGTCGACGCCGGGGCGTGGAACGAACTGCTCGCCGAACACGAGCCCATCGAGACGTACGACCTCGACTACGGCTTCGCCCTCGACGCCGCGCCCGTCCCCGAGACGATGGCCGCCGGCACCGTGGTCGGTGTCCAGGGACGCGTCCTCCTGCTCGACCGCGACGACACGGTGTACGCCGTCGATATGCGCGACCTCGTGGGGTACGAACTCCGCGAGGGCGAGACGACGCGCGACCGGCAGGCCTCGCTCGGCTCCTTCTGA
- a CDS encoding alpha/beta fold hydrolase, whose translation MKLRYAALGLAGAVGGLAAANGGLRADGFEPPLSREQDTYRWRGFDVAYTDLGDPSDPDLVLLHGLNAAGSSHEFREIAEELAEEYHVVAPDLPGFGGSDRPPLMYSGSLYVAFVTDFLREAVDDPVVVASSLSAAYATKAAAEVPVSELFLVVPTATTVPGRRTWLRSVLRSPVVGEALYNALTSKRSIRWFLADHGFAREESITDEWVDYDWNTAHQPNARFAPASFVAGFLDLDTDLGADLAALDCPVTIVWGGEARMPDPDTGRELAAAADAPFVGIPDTDLLPHAEEPAAFLDAFRER comes from the coding sequence GTGAAACTCCGCTACGCCGCACTCGGTCTCGCCGGGGCCGTCGGGGGCCTCGCCGCCGCGAACGGCGGTCTGCGCGCCGACGGCTTCGAGCCGCCGCTCTCCCGCGAGCAGGACACCTACCGCTGGCGCGGCTTCGACGTGGCCTACACCGACCTCGGCGACCCCTCGGACCCGGACCTCGTCCTCCTCCACGGGCTGAACGCCGCCGGCTCCTCCCACGAGTTCCGGGAGATAGCGGAGGAACTCGCCGAGGAGTACCACGTCGTCGCGCCGGACCTGCCCGGCTTCGGCGGCTCCGACCGCCCGCCGCTGATGTACTCGGGGTCGCTGTACGTCGCCTTCGTGACCGACTTCCTGCGCGAGGCGGTCGACGACCCCGTCGTCGTCGCCTCGTCGCTGTCGGCCGCGTACGCGACGAAGGCCGCCGCCGAGGTTCCTGTCTCCGAACTGTTCCTCGTCGTTCCGACGGCGACGACGGTTCCGGGCCGGCGGACGTGGCTCCGCTCCGTACTCCGGTCGCCGGTCGTCGGCGAGGCGCTGTACAACGCCCTCACGTCGAAGCGCTCCATCCGGTGGTTCCTCGCGGACCACGGGTTCGCGCGCGAGGAGTCGATAACCGACGAGTGGGTCGACTACGACTGGAACACGGCCCACCAGCCGAACGCGCGGTTCGCGCCCGCGTCGTTCGTCGCGGGCTTCCTCGACCTCGACACCGACCTCGGCGCGGACCTCGCGGCGCTCGACTGCCCCGTAACTATCGTCTGGGGCGGCGAGGCGCGGATGCCCGACCCCGACACGGGGAGAGAACTCGCGGCGGCGGCGGACGCGCCGTTCGTCGGGATACCCGACACCGACCTGCTCCCCCACGCCGAGGAGCCGGCGGCGTTCCTCGACGCGTTCCGGGAGCGGTAG
- a CDS encoding RAD55 family ATPase: MTQGDRLPTGDAVVDRMLRGGIPEGRAVLVRGGPGTGKTTFAMQFLQEGIATGERCLFVSTEQTREELRDSFAGYEFDLDHELLGVTTLHPSPSGTGDGDSLTLRTLEGGNTVDDREIPFTTENVARYFESARGCDRLVLDSVSALRAVTDDGELFRRQLLELIRVFSDQLGATTLFTAENNDGHDPLSFTTHGVIGLRRERIDDDPHRFLEVEKMRGVDHDRRTVEYTLEPTGIEAGPVRRSQPPELKTHKHTSIGIDGLDALCGGGLATGAGVLLEHDGHANLTALFGALLSRAVERDSTLVLSPTIRMRPSSVRTILEGHDVSLDDLLERDRLFVIDMIGAWDGSRENVYADCHTADAVAAAYDDIARRAGDAPRFSLVNADAMVNTLGPEEARASRYALESDWLRPEDLLVHIQNPKETSEQMNGFYTNAAEQILRTWVTDAGLQYVSLRKSPCGFVGTTSLVEYTTEPPYLTVQEPPEERENPYAE; the protein is encoded by the coding sequence ATGACGCAGGGCGATAGATTGCCGACGGGGGACGCCGTCGTCGACCGGATGCTGCGGGGCGGCATTCCCGAGGGACGCGCGGTGCTCGTTCGGGGGGGCCCGGGAACCGGGAAGACGACGTTCGCGATGCAGTTCCTCCAGGAGGGTATCGCGACGGGCGAACGGTGTCTGTTCGTCTCCACCGAACAGACCCGCGAGGAGCTACGCGACTCCTTCGCGGGCTACGAGTTCGACCTCGACCACGAGCTGCTGGGCGTGACGACGCTCCACCCCTCCCCCTCGGGAACGGGCGACGGGGACAGCCTCACGCTCCGCACGCTGGAGGGCGGCAACACGGTCGACGACCGCGAGATACCGTTCACGACCGAGAACGTCGCGCGGTACTTCGAGAGCGCGCGCGGCTGCGACCGGCTGGTGCTCGACTCCGTCTCCGCGCTCCGCGCGGTGACCGACGACGGCGAACTGTTCCGCCGGCAGCTGCTCGAACTCATCCGGGTGTTCTCCGACCAGTTGGGCGCGACGACGCTGTTCACCGCCGAGAACAACGACGGGCACGACCCGCTCTCCTTTACGACCCACGGGGTCATCGGGCTGCGGCGCGAGCGCATCGACGACGACCCGCACCGGTTCCTCGAGGTCGAGAAGATGCGGGGCGTGGACCACGACCGCCGCACCGTCGAGTACACGCTCGAACCGACCGGCATCGAGGCGGGACCGGTGCGCCGCTCCCAGCCGCCGGAGCTCAAGACGCACAAGCACACGAGCATCGGCATCGACGGGCTGGACGCGCTGTGCGGGGGCGGGCTCGCCACCGGCGCGGGCGTCCTGCTCGAACACGACGGGCACGCGAACCTGACGGCGCTGTTCGGCGCGCTGCTGTCGCGGGCCGTCGAGCGCGACTCGACGCTCGTGCTCTCGCCGACCATCCGGATGCGACCCTCCTCCGTGCGCACGATACTGGAGGGGCACGACGTGTCGCTCGACGACCTGCTGGAGCGGGACCGGCTGTTCGTCATCGACATGATCGGCGCGTGGGACGGGAGCCGCGAGAACGTGTACGCCGACTGCCACACCGCCGACGCGGTGGCCGCGGCGTACGACGACATCGCGCGCCGCGCGGGCGACGCGCCCCGCTTCTCGCTCGTCAACGCCGACGCGATGGTGAACACGCTCGGCCCGGAGGAGGCGCGCGCCTCCCGCTACGCGCTCGAATCGGACTGGCTCCGCCCGGAGGACCTGCTCGTCCACATCCAGAACCCGAAGGAGACCTCCGAGCAGATGAACGGCTTCTACACCAACGCGGCCGAACAGATACTCCGGACGTGGGTGACCGACGCCGGCCTCCAGTACGTCTCGCTGCGGAAGTCGCCGTGCGGCTTCGTCGGCACCACCTCGCTCGTGGAGTACACGACCGAGCCGCCGTACCTGACGGTCCAGGAGCCGCCGGAGGAGCGGGAGAACCCCTACGCGGAATAG
- a CDS encoding glycosyltransferase: MPPAVAAFTDTFLPTVNGVTYTVESWRDRWVRRGGRMPVVYPDSPHDPGEGEFPVRSLTFPFYEGFYAGLPTVPSGLGDLDAVHAHTPFSLGLAARRLARKRDLPLVASYHTPTAEYADYLAKGPLASVVESVAGRYERWYLNRADAVVVPSAPTRDHLRELGVEAPVEVVPNGVDTERFAPVGEDERAAFRERHGLPEGPLVGYTGRHGYEKDLDAILDAATGLDATVVFGGDGPARSGLEARAEGMAADVRFLGFLDREELPAFYATLDVFAFPSPVETQGLVALEANACGTPVVGVDAGALAETVVEGETGYHYPRGDTDAFRAGIERALDERERLRESCLATREDVAMEAAVDTLAAVYEKVV, translated from the coding sequence ATGCCACCGGCCGTCGCCGCCTTCACGGACACGTTCCTCCCGACGGTCAACGGCGTCACCTACACGGTCGAGTCGTGGCGCGACCGCTGGGTGCGCCGCGGCGGCCGGATGCCGGTCGTCTACCCGGACAGCCCCCACGACCCCGGGGAGGGCGAGTTCCCGGTCCGGAGCCTTACCTTCCCGTTCTACGAGGGGTTCTACGCCGGGCTCCCGACCGTCCCGTCGGGGCTCGGCGACCTCGACGCCGTCCACGCCCACACCCCGTTCTCGCTCGGCCTCGCGGCGCGACGGCTCGCCCGCAAGCGCGACCTCCCGCTCGTCGCCTCCTACCACACCCCGACCGCGGAGTACGCCGACTACCTCGCGAAGGGGCCGCTCGCCTCCGTCGTAGAGTCGGTCGCCGGCCGCTACGAGCGCTGGTACCTGAACCGCGCGGACGCGGTGGTCGTCCCCTCGGCGCCGACGCGCGACCACCTCCGCGAACTGGGCGTCGAGGCACCCGTCGAGGTCGTCCCCAACGGCGTCGATACGGAGCGGTTCGCCCCCGTCGGCGAGGACGAGCGCGCGGCGTTCCGCGAGCGCCACGGCCTGCCCGAGGGGCCGCTCGTCGGCTACACCGGCAGACACGGCTACGAGAAGGACCTCGACGCGATACTCGACGCCGCGACGGGGCTGGACGCGACGGTCGTCTTCGGCGGCGACGGCCCCGCCCGGTCGGGACTCGAAGCGCGCGCCGAGGGGATGGCCGCCGACGTGCGCTTCCTCGGCTTCCTCGACCGCGAGGAGCTCCCCGCCTTCTACGCGACGCTCGACGTGTTCGCCTTCCCCAGCCCCGTCGAGACGCAGGGCCTCGTCGCGCTGGAGGCGAACGCCTGCGGCACGCCCGTCGTCGGCGTGGACGCGGGTGCCCTCGCCGAGACGGTGGTCGAGGGCGAGACCGGCTACCACTACCCGCGCGGCGACACCGACGCCTTCCGGGCGGGCATCGAGCGGGCGCTCGACGAGCGCGAGCGCCTGCGCGAGTCGTGTCTCGCCACTCGCGAGGACGTGGCGATGGAGGCCGCGGTCGATACGCTCGCCGCGGTGTACGAGAAGGTGGTCTGA
- a CDS encoding glycosyltransferase family 4 protein, translating into MRVSHYFEWERFVTGGQAQSVRNQRRVMDDHGIEYTTKPDLSADLLHLNNMGPRSTYYAARARRAGVPVVAHTHQTAADFENSFAFSNVLAKPMRPYLERAYSLADVLVCPSEHNRAVVAEYTDTPTRVISNGFDPAKLAGHDDPALRQEYLDRYDLDPPVVFNVAHVLERKGLATFVETARRMPDTDFVWFGYLNPTGGFLGQFLQSSASKRLVESAPENCTFTGYVEDIAGAFAAGDVFYFPTHNENEGMALLEAMSVGAPPVVRSIDTYEWLAEGETCRKADSVEGFEAALRDLLDDPDERERIGANAREKSADFTLDTVGESLVGLYRDLTENATD; encoded by the coding sequence ATGCGCGTCAGCCACTACTTCGAGTGGGAGCGGTTCGTCACCGGCGGGCAGGCCCAGTCGGTGCGGAACCAGCGCCGGGTCATGGACGACCACGGCATCGAGTACACCACGAAGCCGGACCTCTCCGCGGACCTGCTCCACCTCAACAACATGGGGCCGCGCTCGACCTACTACGCGGCCCGCGCCCGCCGGGCGGGCGTCCCCGTGGTCGCGCACACCCACCAGACGGCCGCCGACTTCGAGAACAGCTTCGCGTTCTCGAACGTCCTGGCGAAGCCGATGCGGCCCTACCTCGAACGCGCCTACTCGCTCGCGGACGTGCTCGTCTGTCCCTCCGAGCACAACCGCGCGGTCGTCGCGGAGTACACCGACACGCCGACGCGGGTGATATCGAACGGCTTCGACCCGGCGAAGCTCGCCGGGCACGACGACCCCGCGCTCAGGCAGGAGTACCTCGACCGCTACGACCTCGACCCGCCGGTCGTGTTCAACGTCGCGCACGTCCTCGAACGGAAGGGGCTCGCGACGTTCGTCGAGACGGCCCGGCGGATGCCCGACACGGACTTCGTCTGGTTCGGCTACCTCAATCCGACGGGCGGCTTCCTCGGGCAGTTCCTCCAGTCGAGCGCCTCGAAGCGGCTCGTCGAGTCCGCGCCCGAGAACTGCACCTTCACGGGCTACGTCGAGGACATCGCGGGCGCGTTCGCCGCCGGCGACGTGTTCTACTTCCCGACCCACAACGAGAACGAGGGGATGGCGCTGCTGGAGGCGATGTCCGTCGGCGCGCCGCCCGTCGTCCGGTCCATCGACACGTACGAGTGGCTCGCGGAGGGCGAGACGTGCCGGAAGGCCGACTCGGTCGAGGGGTTCGAGGCCGCGCTGCGCGACCTCCTCGACGACCCCGACGAGCGCGAGCGTATCGGCGCGAACGCGAGGGAGAAGTCCGCGGATTTTACCCTCGATACCGTAGGCGAGTCGCTCGTCGGCCTCTACCGCGACCTGACGGAGAACGCAACCGATTAA
- a CDS encoding class I SAM-dependent methyltransferase has protein sequence MTDDSTEPWRGRDGEFSPTYYAHKGPDATSEALADLLAARLGRDASVLEVGCNVGRHLAHLHDEGFADLTGLDINAEAIAELRETYPDLAAAGEFLVADLVATFADLGAGAFDVVYSVETLQHVAPADASVFDDVARVAGSLLVTVENETPMDGSGDDVTRVNDTIPLYHRDWREVFAGRGLEQVAVGDMGRDTLRAFRVPRLDEE, from the coding sequence GTGACAGACGACTCCACGGAGCCGTGGCGCGGGCGCGACGGCGAGTTCTCGCCGACCTACTACGCCCACAAGGGGCCCGACGCGACGAGCGAGGCCCTCGCCGACCTGCTCGCCGCGCGCCTCGGGCGCGACGCCTCCGTGCTGGAGGTCGGCTGTAACGTCGGCCGCCACCTCGCCCACCTCCACGACGAGGGGTTCGCCGACCTGACGGGGCTCGACATCAACGCGGAGGCCATCGCCGAACTCCGCGAGACGTACCCCGACCTCGCCGCGGCCGGAGAGTTTCTCGTCGCGGACCTCGTCGCGACGTTCGCGGACCTCGGAGCGGGGGCGTTCGACGTCGTTTACTCGGTCGAGACGCTCCAGCACGTCGCGCCGGCCGACGCGTCGGTGTTCGACGACGTCGCTCGGGTTGCCGGGTCGCTCCTCGTCACGGTGGAGAACGAGACGCCGATGGACGGGAGCGGCGACGACGTGACGCGCGTCAACGACACGATACCCCTCTACCACCGGGACTGGCGCGAGGTGTTCGCGGGTCGCGGGCTCGAACAGGTCGCCGTCGGCGACATGGGCCGCGACACGCTCCGGGCGTTCCGGGTACCGCGGCTCGACGAGGAATGA
- a CDS encoding DUF5798 family protein, whose translation MVGLGDTTKKLQKLADTAEQLFERMNELRQQVQETRERVNDTHDKVEELAAEQGEQRAIVEALAEAQGVDVDQVLTEAAIEEAEPAIEEAEPSDT comes from the coding sequence ATGGTCGGACTCGGCGACACGACGAAGAAGCTCCAGAAGCTCGCGGACACCGCTGAACAGCTGTTCGAGCGGATGAACGAGCTCCGCCAGCAGGTGCAGGAGACCCGCGAGCGGGTCAACGACACCCACGACAAGGTGGAGGAGCTGGCGGCCGAACAGGGCGAACAGCGCGCCATCGTCGAGGCGCTCGCGGAGGCGCAGGGCGTCGACGTGGACCAGGTGCTCACGGAGGCGGCCATCGAGGAGGCCGAACCCGCCATCGAGGAAGCCGAACCCTCCGACACGTAG
- a CDS encoding PLP-dependent cysteine synthase family protein — protein sequence MTTHREPLDSVLDTVGETPLVRVHGSPDAVPVYAKLESFNPGASIKDRIGKYMLEAMLDSGELPEGGTVVEPTAGNTGIGFAVAARQLDIRAVFVVPERFSVEKQTLMRALGADVINTPTDAGMGGAIERARELADELDDAVVPQQFSNPLNAEAHYATTGPEIYDALDGEVGAVVAGCGTAGTLMGIARYAREQHPDTYVCAVEPTGSMYAAKFGSDPDEGDYKTEGIGTHDPATNELFDPDLVDELRAVPDERAHEELGRLAAEEGHLVASSAGAASVAARSVAERAAAGDIDLPHDSVVTVFPDSSERYLSKGIYREFEAWEG from the coding sequence ATGACCACCCACCGGGAACCGCTCGACTCGGTGCTCGACACCGTCGGCGAGACGCCGCTCGTCCGGGTCCACGGCTCGCCCGACGCGGTCCCCGTTTACGCCAAGCTGGAGTCGTTCAACCCCGGCGCCTCGATAAAGGACCGCATCGGGAAGTACATGCTCGAAGCGATGCTCGACTCGGGCGAGTTGCCCGAGGGCGGAACCGTCGTGGAGCCGACGGCCGGCAACACGGGCATCGGCTTCGCCGTCGCCGCGCGCCAACTCGACATCCGGGCCGTCTTCGTCGTGCCCGAGCGCTTCTCGGTCGAGAAGCAGACGCTGATGCGCGCGCTCGGCGCGGACGTCATCAACACGCCCACCGACGCCGGGATGGGCGGGGCCATCGAGCGCGCCCGCGAACTCGCCGACGAACTCGACGACGCGGTCGTCCCCCAGCAGTTCTCGAACCCGCTGAACGCGGAGGCCCACTACGCCACCACGGGGCCGGAGATATACGACGCGCTCGACGGCGAGGTGGGCGCCGTCGTCGCCGGCTGTGGCACCGCGGGGACGCTCATGGGTATCGCGCGGTACGCCCGCGAGCAGCACCCCGACACCTACGTCTGTGCCGTCGAGCCGACCGGGTCGATGTACGCCGCGAAGTTCGGGAGCGACCCCGACGAGGGCGACTACAAGACGGAGGGCATCGGCACCCACGACCCCGCGACGAACGAACTGTTCGACCCGGACCTCGTGGACGAACTCCGGGCGGTCCCGGACGAGCGCGCCCACGAGGAACTGGGACGACTGGCCGCCGAGGAGGGCCACCTCGTCGCCTCGTCGGCGGGCGCGGCCTCGGTCGCGGCCCGCTCGGTCGCCGAGCGCGCGGCCGCGGGCGACATCGACCTCCCCCACGACTCGGTGGTCACGGTCTTTCCCGACTCCTCCGAGCGCTACCTCTCGAAGGGCATCTACCGCGAGTTCGAGGCGTGGGAGGGGTGA